Below is a window of Hydrogenimonas sp. SS33 DNA.
GGGGGAAATCATGCGCTTTGCACCCCTGAAGCTTCGTTTGCGAAGAGTTCAGGATCAATCATTCGTTTGAGTATAAGGATTTTTTCACCATGATGGATGTCGTACAGATTCAAAAGATTCTTCCCCACCGCTACCCTTTCCTGCTGGTCGACCGTGTCGTCGAAGTGGAGCACGGCAAGGCGATCGAAGCCTACAAGAACATTTCGATCAGCGAGCCGGTCTTTGAAGGCCACTTTCCCGGACACCCCATCTACCCCGGCGTTATGATCATCGAAGGGATGGCCCAGGCCGGCGGCGTACTGGCGTTCGAGAGTATGAGTGGCGCGGAACAGGACGCCACCGAAAACAAGGTGGTCTATTTCATGAGCATCGACAAGTGCAAATTCCGCCATCCGGTACGGCCAGGCGACAAGCTGGTATACAAACTGAACGTTCTCAAGCACAAAGGGGCCATCTGGGTTCTCGACGGCAAGGCCTATGTGGACGACAAACTGGTGGCCGAAGCGGAACTCAAAGCGATGATCGTGGACAAGTGATGGGCGTTTCGATCCATCCCCAGGCGATCGTCGAAGCGGGGGCGCAGCTGGGCGAAGATGTAGAGATCGGCCCCTTCGCCTACGTTTCTTCGCAGGCCAAGATCGGAGACCGCACCACCGTCGGCCAGGGGGCGCGCATCGACGGCGACACGACGATCGGCAGCGACTGCCGCATCTTCAGCCATGCCGTCGTCGGCTCGATTCCCCAGGACCTGAAGTTCCACGGCGAGCCGGTGCAGCTGATCATCGGCGACCGTAACACCATTCGGGAGTTCACCCTCATCAACCCCGGCACCGAGGGGGGCGGCAGCGTCACCCGCATCGGCGACGAAAACCTCTTCATGGGGTATGTCCACGTCGCCCATGACTGCATCATCGGCAACCGCTGCATCTTCGCCAACGCGGCGACGCTGGCGGGCCATGTGGAGGTCGGCGACGGTGTCGTGGTGGGCGGTATGACGCCGATCCACCAGTTCGTCAAGATCGGCGACCTGGCGATGATCGCCGGGGCGTCGGCCCTGAGCCAGGATGTGCCGCCCTA
It encodes the following:
- the fabZ gene encoding 3-hydroxyacyl-ACP dehydratase FabZ, translated to MMDVVQIQKILPHRYPFLLVDRVVEVEHGKAIEAYKNISISEPVFEGHFPGHPIYPGVMIIEGMAQAGGVLAFESMSGAEQDATENKVVYFMSIDKCKFRHPVRPGDKLVYKLNVLKHKGAIWVLDGKAYVDDKLVAEAELKAMIVDK
- the lpxA gene encoding acyl-ACP--UDP-N-acetylglucosamine O-acyltransferase, with the protein product MGVSIHPQAIVEAGAQLGEDVEIGPFAYVSSQAKIGDRTTVGQGARIDGDTTIGSDCRIFSHAVVGSIPQDLKFHGEPVQLIIGDRNTIREFTLINPGTEGGGSVTRIGDENLFMGYVHVAHDCIIGNRCIFANAATLAGHVEVGDGVVVGGMTPIHQFVKIGDLAMIAGASALSQDVPPYCLAEGNRAVLRGLNLTGLRRALPREAIDPIKRAYKELFERGKPLKETAQTLLESSESDEVKKMCRFILETKRGIPFERKQP